In Pocillopora verrucosa isolate sample1 chromosome 13, ASM3666991v2, whole genome shotgun sequence, one genomic interval encodes:
- the LOC131773771 gene encoding protein N-lysine methyltransferase METTL21A-like, with protein MWLRQEYKPEKQRFENPFELEVDRGSDADRSGEGDNELYNCMPLIKLRQSYTALGTTVWDGSIALAKMFDNRDLFPLHYLQECRVLELGAGCGLVGIYLCLLGAKMTVLTDQKCCVKTLKDNVAANVTGVGRSRIKVVEYCWGKSTEYLTKDGLFHLILAAECLYSADDSVLLAQCITKLAKPGSRIYVSMGRNRGGEEAFVKTMADQGYDCHKVPKNELHPKYQDDVIKILEFKLKV; from the exons ATGTGGCTTCGACAAGAGTACAAACCTGAAAAACAAAGGTTCGAAAATCCATTTGAACTTGAAGTTGACAGGGGTTCTGACGCTGATCGATCTGGAGAAGGGGACAACGAACTCTACAATTGCATGCCTCTCATAAAACTTCGACAGAGCTACACAGCTCTTGGAACAACTGTTTGGGATGGAAGTATTGCACTCGCTAAGATGTTCGATAATCGAGATCTATTTCCTTTACACTATTTACAGGAATGCCGAGTTTTAGAGCTTGGAGCTGGCTGCGGTTTAGTGGGAATTTATTTGTGTTTGTTAGGTGCGAAAATGACCGTTCTAACTGATCAGAAATGTTGTGTAAAAACTCTTAAAGACAACGTGGCAGCAAATGTGACTGGAGTTGGTCGGAGTAGAATCAAGGTTGTGGAATATTGTTGGGGGAAAAGCACAGAATATTTGACAAAAGATGGTCTGTTTCATCTCATTCTCGCTGCAGAATGTCTTTATTCAGCGGACGACTCTGTGCTTCTCGCTCAGTGCATCACAAAATTAGCAAAACCTGGTTCACGTATTTACGTATCAATGGGAAGGAATCGTGGAGGCGAGGAAGCATTTGTGAAAACGATGGCAGATCAAGGTTATGACTGCCACAAG GTCCCTAAAAATGAACTTCACCCAAAATACCAGGATGATGTAATAAAAATTTTGGAGTTCAAACTGAAAGTTTGA
- the LOC131773791 gene encoding tetratricopeptide repeat protein 28-like has translation MTRPVNIRRKHFAIQIEIGDRNGEATSWGNLGTVFQSLGKFAKAREYHEKALAIKNEIGDRHGEATSYGNLGTLFQSLGQYDKAREYQEKALAIKIGIGDRNGEATSYGNLGTVFQSLGQYDKAREYHEKALAIKNEIGDRHGEATSYGNLGTLFRSLGQYDKAREYQEKALAIQIEIGDRNGEATSYGNQGTVFQSLGQFAKARGYNEKALAIKIEIGDRHGEATSYGNLGTLFRSLGQYDKAREYQEKALAIKIKISDRHGEATSYGNLGTVFQSLGQFDKAREYHEKALAIKNEIGDRHGEAASYGNLGTLFRSLGQYDKAREYQEKALAIRIEIGDRHGEATSYGNLGTVFQSLGQYDKAREYHEKALAIKIEIGDRHGEATSYTNFTGLFLSLGKYAKADDYLKKAMAVRKGIDDRRGEATDYSHLGQISFKRGEYDKAQEYYEKALAIHMEIGERERVPVNYRNLALCFQSLSKYDMAEEYLKKALLLSRDIGLNLSEFYCLCNLSVLKFSHGHLEEACSYLFQGIQKFDTLRGLLKENDQFQIALLEEHGTFSYKLFSRLLSSTGKPQDALYVEELRRARGLADLMAARYSLQEQISSDPQSWCGIQRIITKEADCACLYISIGEDEVRFWIITATGAIHFSEKKVSLDQNKVTGIVPELDEFFKEVFCSHVILSERNCKDFKTSLDLCYKIIIAPVVSLLKQQPEIIIVPDSCAYQVPFAALADEGGKYLSETCRIRIVPSLTTLKHVQDSPPDYHSQTGALIVGDPMVGKVIYKGRCRNMLPLPCARKEAEMIGGLLGVRPLIGDSATKHSVLQAISSVSLIHIAAHGHAERGEIALSPMHPTLLPPFPREEEYLLTMADISKTQLRAKLVVLSCDHSARGQIRTEGVIGIARAFLRSGARSVLAARWVLDDRATEKFMTCFYKHLFRGESASESLHKARKWMRNNGFDKVSQWATFMIMGDNVTFDFGNWPVPSAPQEP, from the coding sequence ATGACAAGGCCCgtgaatatcaggagaaagcacttcgctatccaaatagaaattggtgacaggaatggagaagcaacaagctgGGGAAACTTAGGAACtgtgttccaatcactcgggAAATTTGCAAAGGCTcgagaatatcacgagaaagcactcgctatcaaaaacgaaattggtgacaggcatggagaagcaacaagctacggaaaccttggaactttgttccaatcactcggtcaatatgacaaggcccgagaatatcaagagaaagcactcgccatCAAAATAGgaattggtgacaggaatggagaagcaacaagctacggaaacctaggaactgtgttccaatcactcggtcaatatgacaaggcccgagaatatcatgagaaagcactcgctatcaaaaacgaaattggtgacaggcatggagaagcaacaagctacggaaaccttggaactttgttccgatcactcggtcaatatgacaaggcccgagaatatcaggagaaagcactcgctatccaaatagaaattggtgacaggaatggagaagcaacaagctacggaaaccaAGGAACtgtgttccaatcactcgggCAATTTGCAAAGGCCCGAGGATATaacgagaaagcactcgctatcaaaatagaaattggtgacaggcatggagaagcaacaagctacggaaaccttggaactttgttccgatcactcggtcaatatgacaaggcccgagaatatcaggagaaagcactcgctatcaaaataaaaattagtgacaggcatggagaagcaacaagctacggaaacctaggaactgtgttccaatcactcgggCAATttgacaaggcccgagaatatcacgagaaagcactcgctatcaaaaacgaaattggtgacaggcatggagaagcagcaagctatggaaaccttggaactttgttccgatcactcggtcaatatgacaaggcccgagaatatcaggagaaagcactcgctatcagaatagaaattggtgacaggcatggagaagcaacaagctacggaaaccttggaactgtattccaatcactcggtcaatatgacaaggcccgagaatatcacgagaaagcactcgctatcaaaatagaaattggtgataggcatggagaagcaacaagctataCAAACTTCACTGGTTTGTTTCTCTCACTCGGCAAGTATGCAAAGGCTGACGACTATTTAAAGAAGGCAATGGCAGTTAGAAAGGGTATCGATGATAGAAGGGGAGAAGCAACAGATTACAGTCATCTTGgtcaaatttcttttaagcgtggtgaatatgacaaggctcaagaatattacgagaaagcccTCGCAATTCACATGGAAATCGGTGAGAGAGAAAGAGTACCAGTCAACTACAGGAATTTAGCATTGTGTTTCCAATCGCTTAGCAAATATGACATGGCCGAAGAATACCTTAAGAAGGCTCTCCTATTAAGTAGGGACATTGGACTCAACTTAAGCGAGTTTTACTGCCTCTGTAATCTATCGGTGTTAAAGTTCTCACATGGTCATCTCGAAGAGGCTTGTTCGTATCTTTTTCAAGGTATCCAAAAGTTCGACACTTTGAGAGGTTTActtaaagaaaacgatcagTTTCAAATAGCTCTCTTAGAAGAACACGGCACCTTTTCCTACAAGTTATTCAGTAGGTTGCTTTCTTCCACTGGAAAACCTCAAGACgccctttacgtcgaagagctgAGAAGGGCACGAGGCCTGGCCGACTTGATGGCAGCTCGATACTCTCTTCAAGAGCAGATCTCAAgcgatccacaatcttggtgTGGCATTCAAAGGATCATCACAAAAGAAGCAGACTGTGCATGCCTGTACATTTCGATTGGTGAAGATGAGGTACGGTTTTGGATAATTACAGCAACGGGAGCTAttcatttttcagaaaagaaagtgaGCCTGGACCAAAACAAGGTGACCGGAATAGTCCCTGAGTtagatgagttttttaaagaagtcTTCTGCAGCCACGTCATTTTATCCGAACGGAATtgcaaagatttcaaaacaagtcttgacttgtgttacaagataatcatCGCTCCTGTGGTCAGTTTACTGAAGCAGCAGCCCGAGATCATAATTGTCCCCGATTCCTGTGCgtaccaagtgccatttgcagccttggctgacgaaggaggcaagtatttatcagagacatgcaGGATTCGGATAGTTCCCTCCCTGACGACTCTCAAGCATGTTCAAGACAGTCCtccagactatcacagtcagacCGGGGCACTGATAGTGGGTGACCCTATGGTTGGAAaggtgatttacaagggaaGGTGCAGAAATATGCTACCATTGccgtgtgcaagaaaggaagcagagatgattggaggACTTCTTGGAGTAAGGCCTTTGATAGGAGATTCCGCGACAAAGCATTCTGTGCTCCAAgcgataagttcagtgagcctgatacacatTGCTGCCCATGGTCATGCCGAAAGAGGGGAGATTGCTCTTTCTCCTATGCACCCTACCCTACTCCCACCTTTCCCTCGAGAGGAAGAGTATCTTTTGACGATGGcggatatttcaaaaactcagttacgagctaaactagtggtgcttagttgtgatcacagtgctcgtggacaGATCAGAACCGAGGGAGTTATTGGAATTGCCCGAGCGTTCCTAAGATCCGGAGCTCGTTCAGTGTTAGCGGCACGATGGGTCCTGGATGACAGAGCCACAGAGAAGTTTatgacttgtttctacaaacatttgttccgcggtgaaagcgccagtgaatctctccacaaggccaggaagtggatgagaaataacggctttgacaaagtttctcaatgggcgacatttatgatcatgggcgacaacgtcacatttgattttggaaattggccggTGCCTAGCGCACCTCAAGAGCCATGA